GGAAGGTTCGGCCATTCGCTTTGTCGGCCAAGCTGGCCGATAAGCTTCACGAGGTGCTCGTTCAGCTCCACCTCAAGCTTGATCCGTTCCGGGTCCCGCGCTTCCTCAGCATCCTGCTGAGTCTGCCCTGACTCATCGTTGTTCCCGAGCAGATGCAGGTGCAGAATATCCTGGAACGATAGGCCTTCCTCACGATCTACGCCCGCCATCATCTGGCGGATTTGGGCGACCAGAGCGGGATCCAGCGGAATCCACTGGCCCCGGAACCGTACCAGCCGTTCGTTCCGGGCAACAAGATCCGCGAATTCCGCCTCGGAAAGAGTAGCTTCGCCGATGGCGATCCGCCAATCGAAATTGACCAGCGCATCCAGACCGAACAGGGAACCGCCGCTGCTTCGCTCGGCGTTCTCGCCCTCGCCCGAGCGTACCTTCGCCCGCAGTTTGGGTTTCTTCTTGCTGGCGGCTTCCCACCAAGCGGGCAGCAGGACCAGCCAACCTGACTGGAGCAGCCGCTGGCTGTCAACGGTCAGGAACTGCCATGCGGCCTCGTCGGACAGAGGCGTACCGAGCACGTCTTCAGCCGGAGCGTGAAGCATACGTGCGGGCAGTGCTGCTTGCAAACCTTGGAGCCAGCCGGAGGATCGCTCCTTGATATGAGCCGTCCATGTCTCCGGCCATGATCCATATGCCTGCCCGTCTTCAGCCAGACGAACGGCTGCAAGCGATGCAGCGTCTAACTTGTCTTGCAATACAAGCCGAAGGCGCCATGCGGCTTCTTCTTCGTCAGGCTCCAACAATTGCAGCAGCGGTCGGAATGGAGCGGTATCCGGCCGCCATCCGATGGCGATCAGCCATGACTTGTCGTCCATGCCTTCGGCTGCCGTGCGGTTCGGCGAGAAGAGAAGAGGGTATTCTCTGCGCAGGTCAGCCGCCGCCTCTTCCCTGCCGTAACACTGATCTTGAACGGCGGCAGAGAACGCTGCCCGTAAGCCCTCATTCCATATCTCGTCTGCACTCAGCAGGGAAAGACGGGACAACTCTTCCGCTGTGAACGCCTCCGGATCCCAAATCCATTGCAGCTTGCCTGATTTGAAGGCACTCAAGCTGGGCGCGTATTGCTTGTCCTGAATGCAAGCTGCCAGCGAAGGAGCAATTTCAATGAAGGGAAGACAATCCTCGTCCCATACCCATTCAATATGCTCGAGCAGTCGTCCATCCGCAAAAAACGGTATGACCTGCTCGGAAGGTAGGATGACCACTTCCATATCCTGAACGGATTGAACGGTGAGCTCTGTTCCGTAGAAGGAAGCTTCGTGCCACGCAAATAAACGGTGCTTCAGGTATTGTCCGGACACGTAACCCCGCATGACGGTAGAGCCGTATATGACGGCATCTCCGTATTCGCTTAACGCCATGTGGACCGTGATGGTTTCTGTGTGTCTGCTCATGATATCAGCTTTCCTCTCCGCAGCTCTTCTTGGAATGCACGAAGCCGGCTGTTTCGTACGGACAATGAGATAATGAACAGATCCCAGCGCTCCTGCTGCTTGAGCTTTTTATATAGCTTGGCCAACCGTTTGAGCAGCTTGACCGCTGCTTTATAGCCGGCTCGGTTCTTATGAAGGATGTACCGCTCGACGGCCTGATGGTAAAAAGGCAGCAGCAGCTCGGGCGCATTCTTCTCAATCGGCGCGAGCTCGCTGACCCGGAGCTCCAGCGGCTCCCGGCCTGTGCTTAATTGGTAGTCGATCCATTCCCGCCATCTGCCGTGCGTGATCAAGGCATTCTGATAGATGTCCTTCGCATAAGGAAGCATGTCGGCAAGACTGCTCCACATCTGTTCAGCCTCCTCGGGCAAGTGCTCTATGACGGCATCCCAATAGAACTGATAGCTGCTGAGATGCTCGTTGCGGTGACTGCCAAGCAGCGGGCCGATCTCCGGGAGCCAGTGAGCCAAGCGTTCCCATTGTTGCCAGGAATGCAGCATGTCGAAGAAGCCCAGGACGGAAGCCGGGGACAGACTGCTAACCTTGTCTGCTTCCTTGATCAGGCTCCAAGACGTTTTGTCTTGTCCGAGGTAGAAGGACATTAAGCCCTGCGCCATATACCACGAGGCACGCGAGAGGGTGCTGCCGAATTCGACTTCGGCTGCCTGTAACTGCTCTAACTCCGCCTGGATTAAGCTGTTGTCCTTTTTGGCAAACGGATAGATCCAGTACATCCAGAGCTGCATATAGACCTGGGCGTAAAATTTGCGGTTCCGCGGCTCGCTCAGCATGCTCCGCCGGACATGCGAAATGGTCTCAGTCAGTCGCTGCTTGAATGCCTCTCCATGTTCGCCGCTCTCAAGCCCTTCATGGAAGATGCGCTCGATTCTGGCCAGGATATGATCCGCTGCTACCTGCGTATGATAGCCGATGTAGGATCCGGAGGAATTCCAGGCACTAGCGGGCTGCTTGACCAGCTTCTCGAGAATAAAGAGATGAGCATGAAACTCGTATAATGATCCCATTTCCGGCGGCATCGGCGGTTTGATGTGATGGAGGGAGGCCAGTGCATTTTTGGCGTAAAATGAGTTCTGCGTATTAGCTCCCAGCGAAGCCGTGCAAACTTCGAACAGCTCATGCCATGCGGAGATCGGCAGCTCGGGCAAATGGTCCGCCTTGACTCTCCATTTTGATGCTCCGGCAGACGGCCGTTCTTGCGCTGGGCTGAAGCCGGACTCGCTTCGGTCATACGAAGAGGTGGAAGCATACGTGGTGGAATGGGCATTAACTAGGGCGTGAATGGAACGACCCTGAAGCTGGGCATAGTCAAGCAGAACAGCCACCATATGCTTGCAGCCTTCATTAACGGGACAACTGCATGTGCTGTCACTCAGCGAATGAAGATGGAGTTGGATACGGTAAGTTTCCGTTCCATCAACGGCAGCCTCAATTATCCCGGAAGCCTCTGTCAACTCGCTTGTGTGAACACGACCTTGCTTGTAATATTGAAACCCCCGTTTAATAGTCAAATCGCTGAAGTAACCGGCGGTTTGTTGAATGAGCGTCTGCCACTGTATATCATCTAACGTTTGGTTTGGGTTCATTATTGGACTCTCCTAAGAGAAATAATTCTAAGTATCCATTTAATCTATCATATTCGCATAGATGAAGAAACAAGCCGGGTCAGCTTTGCACTGGAAAAGCCCGGCAACAGGCTGCTGAACGGGCTTTTTTATGGGTGGAGCAATATGTTGGCATCCTAAGCCTAATATTGAATCGTAAACCGTCCGATCTGATCGCATTCCTCGGCGAACCAGACCTCGCCGCCGGAATCCACGGTAATGCCATGTGGTTCCGCGGAGGGGGTAGGGATCGGGTACTCGGTAATGTCCCCGTTACAGGTAATTCGTCCGATTTGATTGGCTCCCCATTCGGTAAACCATAGATCTTCGCAAACCCCCGCCGTGATGGCATGGGGTCTGGCATTCCCGGACGGGAGCTTGAATTCAGTGAATTCCCCGGCCGTTGTGATTCGACCGATTTGATTGCCGTTGATTTGAACAAACCAAAGGGCGCCATCGGCACCTGCCGTGATGCCGACCGGGCCGGATTGCTCTGTTGGAATGCGGAATTCGGTAATCTCTCCGTCCACCGTAATCCGTCCGATGCAGTTGTTCTGGTTTTCCGTAAACCACAACGCGCCGTCCGGACCGGCTGTAATATAGGAAGGGTACGCCCCTTTGCATGGTAGGTCATATTCCGCGATAACGCCTGCCGGCGTTATATTTCCGATTCGGTTGCCGGTTAGCTCGGTGAACCATATGCCTCCATCCGGACCTTCCGTCAGGCCGTAAGGAGACGAGTTGGCTTCAGGCAGTTCGAATTCCGTAAATGTTCCTTCCACTGTCATTCTTCCGATTTTATTCGCTTTGTACTCCGTGAACCAGAGGTCACCGGTATGGGTAGATAGGATGGACATGACCCCGGCATCCGGAGTCGGCACTTCGAACGTGCGCATATCCCCATCCTTGGTGAGCCG
Above is a window of Paenibacillus sp. FSL K6-1330 DNA encoding:
- the vgb(C) gene encoding streptogramin B lyase Vgb(C), with translation MQIITQEYKTANRESGPYGITTGQDGTIWFTEQKGNRIGRLTKDGDMRTFEVPTPDAGVMSILSTHTGDLWFTEYKANKIGRMTVEGTFTEFELPEANSSPYGLTEGPDGGIWFTELTGNRIGNITPAGVIAEYDLPCKGAYPSYITAGPDGALWFTENQNNCIGRITVDGEITEFRIPTEQSGPVGITAGADGALWFVQINGNQIGRITTAGEFTEFKLPSGNARPHAITAGVCEDLWFTEWGANQIGRITCNGDITEYPIPTPSAEPHGITVDSGGEVWFAEECDQIGRFTIQY
- a CDS encoding SWIM zinc finger family protein — translated: MNPNQTLDDIQWQTLIQQTAGYFSDLTIKRGFQYYKQGRVHTSELTEASGIIEAAVDGTETYRIQLHLHSLSDSTCSCPVNEGCKHMVAVLLDYAQLQGRSIHALVNAHSTTYASTSSYDRSESGFSPAQERPSAGASKWRVKADHLPELPISAWHELFEVCTASLGANTQNSFYAKNALASLHHIKPPMPPEMGSLYEFHAHLFILEKLVKQPASAWNSSGSYIGYHTQVAADHILARIERIFHEGLESGEHGEAFKQRLTETISHVRRSMLSEPRNRKFYAQVYMQLWMYWIYPFAKKDNSLIQAELEQLQAAEVEFGSTLSRASWYMAQGLMSFYLGQDKTSWSLIKEADKVSSLSPASVLGFFDMLHSWQQWERLAHWLPEIGPLLGSHRNEHLSSYQFYWDAVIEHLPEEAEQMWSSLADMLPYAKDIYQNALITHGRWREWIDYQLSTGREPLELRVSELAPIEKNAPELLLPFYHQAVERYILHKNRAGYKAAVKLLKRLAKLYKKLKQQERWDLFIISLSVRNSRLRAFQEELRRGKLIS